Within the Melitaea cinxia chromosome 12, ilMelCinx1.1, whole genome shotgun sequence genome, the region gacctcctgatacgccatcatgtatttcacggagaacatctggtactctcgttcttgggacaattatctgaaggtggaactctctgccgttagtcttctcccatttccggtagagtattccgttttgaagtatcagactgtcccattgagcccagtacgccttagtgacagcgccagtgggtgcaacctcactccagattggttttacgtcaccccgtttcttccatgtgatgatgtgccgaaggtcgtcatctttttcttgagcttccctcatagcatcactctcccagatacccaaaggacttgttcttgttagctttagtGTAACTTCATTAGATtcctgcttaacacaatgtttgcagacttcagaacactgccttcgtgagagtgcgtcggcattctCATGCAactttccgctgcggtgtttcgtcttgaagtcatactcctgatcccgggcaggaggcgaagccctttgcttcttcagctcctctatttgttcctcgatccttttcatccttgctatctgggtcttcttttgcggacagttgagctgaagatggcccctctcgccgcacttgtagcacatgactccagaacttttcttcgtaggagccttaactactttgacttcctcagagacctcgcggatcttatgggtctgccgtatgtcatggcgaacagcctcgacctccaaagcatgcgccaatgctttcctttaacgaggtgtggtgacgaagcctcactgcagctctgacctccaggtctttgattccgtcgacaaatgcttgaacaatattcgtgtttaccatcttggtgtcggctCCTGGATATgacttcctgacgagtttttcgatttccaacgcccattgttgtagtccttctcctgggcgttgaactctgtcacgcagttgggcacggaacacgtgctccagatgtcgatccccgtatcgggattcaagtgcgtccatcaagtcttggaacccgtttcctgtatgtgcCAGTGCTTCTaaaaccgacaaagcttgccctctgagcgcaacagtgagagcggtcaggcattgctcttccgtccatccgttgacAGCGGCCACAGTCTGAaattgtcgacgataagcgttccacgagGTAGTGCCGTCGTagggaggcactttcactcttggtccttgcgccactccggtacttccactagacatcgcgactcccgtggtttcaaggcgcactactttcttTTGTAGTTCAGCGAGGACGGTTTTCAtattttcaacatccaatcgTAACCTGGTAACTCGTCCTTCCACTAcatcgacatcttttcgaagcttagtcaccgcgtcgctTACGTCTTTTATAGCCCagagcgttttttcttggagctctttttgttgctcttgtgattcttgcaatttgaaatttgtttgctcttgtaattcttgcaatttgaaacttgtttgcttttgtgattcttgcaaagcattacgaatttcaaccctttgttgctcttgtgattcttgcaaagcacgaatttcagccctttgcagctccattaatttaattaaacttcctaattgaagagccacttgagagtctgtagaagctacggggTCAgcgggcggggcttggtccacggtgggtggagcttggtccccagtaggtgtggcctccgcagctcgttgtgcccttgtcctgacgcccttgaagtccttgaagtcttctctcggagtcaatggcatctccaaatctcacttccgacaccagttgttacgtgtttgggttcgaaggatttggagagaaagacctgctgactcttttcaagactttattcactaacactaggtccaacacaaagcactaggttcaaacactaagcactaagttcaaacactaagcgctcacaatgtcctcagtcgtagccaatgtcgtaggtatcgctggtaccactcttgatcactagttttcactcttgaagtcgcctcgaagatcgctcaaactgaactgcactcgctcgcctacctgcggctatttatatcggccgacacgaggcccagaccattctggaaagttcgcgcatgtacccggtcttgtacggtatttggtccctccggtgccaaataccgtacaagactatgtcagcgatttaagggaaaaaatgcgctatatacacgccttggttcgggaaaatgggttacatccaagcgagaacatgaaaaccagatacgaccggaaatcgaacacgagtggcttcaaggaagggtcactggtgtggctgcataacccaacccgccggaaagggaaatcgccaaagttgcagaccaagtgggacggtccgtacaaagtggttacccgactgaatgatgtgacttacaggattcaaaagcaaccaagagggacattcaaagtggtacacatagaccgtctggcgcgttaccatggcagtaacaacgatgctcgggacgagcatctctaagaagggagtagtgttaaggacacacaaagaaactagcgccatctagcggcaactgttgaaaccacacaaagacagcgataacatgaaactctctactcaatactagatggcgttagaggaactactgtggaactatgtagaagtatagtctcgaacaccgggtacatgcgcgaactttccagaatggtctgggcctcgtgtcggccgatataaatagccgcaggtaggttGACTTTATAATGCTTGCAGATAATAAACCCAACGGATCAAAAATCTTGCAGGTCATGGAAGTAACTGTCCTTTTCGTGATGACATTGTCAACCGGTATATCTGTAGAAAAGAAAAGCGTGTCCGATTTGGGTGACCAGTTAAGACCTAGGACGCTAGATTGTTTGTTCCAGTCACGAACCTCACACACATCAGTttgattttcaaataattcaGAGCAGTTTGTGCGAAATTTGTGCAAAGGAAAACATGCAGACTCTAAAGTTTGAGTGAGACCGTTGTATATTTTTCTGAGCTCATCGATACTATTTGAACCTGTACTCAGATCGTCCATGTAAAAATCGCGTTTAATTACATTAGCAACAGTTTCATCATTGCATTCCTGAGACAATTACAAGAGACATCTAGTGGCCAAATGAGGAGCAGAAGCCATACCGTAAGTGacagtgtttaattttaatattttgagagGCTGTTCCTCATCTTCGCGCCACAAGATAAGCTGTAAATGCCGTTGAGAGTTATCTATTTCTATCTGCCGATACATTTTTTCAATGTCCCCAGTTAATACAAATCTATGTATACGAAAAcgcaataaaatttcaaataaatcgcTCCGAACTACAGGCCCTACTAATTGGATATCATTTAGTGACTTTCCAGAAGATGATTTAGCAGACGCATCGAACACGATTCTCACTTTTGTAGTTTCCTTTTCCTCACGTACTACCGCATGGTGACGTAAATAAAAACCGAATGAAGGTCGATCAAACTCTGATAAATGTCCCAATTCCTGATATTCTTTAATAAAGTCaacgtatttttgtttaaaatttaaatttttagataatttcttCTCAAGGTTCAAGAATCTTCCGCGTGCACTGTAAAATGACTCACCCAAAGAATCTTCGGGTGATTCTTTAAACGGCATTTTAACTGAAAATCTACCATTACTTAAACCTTGAAGTGTTATTTACAAAATGAGTTTCACATAATTGCTCTTCTACAGAGAATAAATTATCTTTGGTCGTAGGTAACTCTTCTACTTCCCAGAATCTTTTCATACTTTCATAAATATCTAATTGAgtaaaattacacataaaattatCGTTACAAGTACTTTTACCTACTGGGCCAGACACGAGCCACCCCAGTTTCGAATCTAGCAGCGTAGGCTTATCTTGACCTAACTTGATCTGTTGTGTACCTATAATATCCCAAAAGACATCTGCGCCTATAAGTATGTCAATATCAGCTGGTTGATAAAATGCAGGGTCGGCCAGCTGGATGTTTAATGGTAACTTCAAGTTCTGCAATTCAATTTTGTTATTAGGCACGCTACCGGTAATCCTAGATACAATGAGGCATGTTAACTTAGCCGTAAAAGAAGATACTCTAGAATTTAATTGGACACAGCAACGTTCAGATATATCAAAaccgatattatttatacccgATACGTTTACAGGTTTCACTCGATTTACAGATAAACccattatatttttgaaattagtaGTCATGAAGCAGGATTGACTCCCAGTATCTAATAATATTCGAGCCCTTTGACAGCTATTGTTCTGTGGATTAACTATATTTACAAGAGCGGTACACAGTAGTACTTCTTTTGCGCTAGCTATTGCCAAAGAGACGGGTGCAGTCTTCAAAACCTCTGAAATTTCTTTATGGAGTAAACTGTTATGTTTCCCCTTGCATGACCTACAACAACCCTTTAAACGGCACCTGTGCGCATTGTGCCTTTCGCGGAGACAGtttgaacataattttaatttatttacctcAATCTGTCTGTCCTCCAAACTCATTTCTAAAAAGACGGGACACAAATACACACGGTGGTCCTTCTTACATATACTACATACAATCCGTTTTGACACTTCCGTATTAGCAGCGACTAATGATTTAGAAGGTTGTTGTGACTTATAATTAGACTTATAGTCATGGGTGTGTTTATCCGAGCGGGTACCTTGAGTGGTTTCTAACACATCCGCGCGATTACGAAGTAAAGTCTTAAATTCAAGTAACGTAGGTAAATCGGAGAGGTTACCCTTGTATTCCTCCCATTttctatttgtattaatatctaATTTAGATGACATCATAAATATAACCAAAATGTCCCATTGCTCAGTAGGTAAGCCTAACGTTCCGAGTGCTCTTAAATTCTTAGATACTTGATCAATAAGATAACGCAAAGCTTTGTAAGACTCCCGCGTTATAGGTTCGATGTTGAACAATGCCTTTAGatgattgtttattaaaatatttttattattatacctttCACATAATAAATCCCATGCAACCCTGTAATTCGCAGAGGTAAATTCTATGGATTTTATAACAACAGTAGCACTGCCTTCTAAAGCAGACCTCAAGTAATGGAATTTGTTAATCGTAGGTATAGTATCATTAGAATTAATTAACGAGTCGAACGTATCTCTAAATTCCAGCCATTTTAAGTAGTTCCCGTCAAAATTCGGGAGTTTAATCGTGGgcaatttgattgtattaagAGCATGAGAACAAGTGCCTGATGGCTTGGAATTTACAGAACCCTCGGCTCGATCTCTGCTTTGAGAAATCGAATCGATTATTTCCTGCGCAGTCGATATCAAAGAATAAAATTGAGATTCTATGAAGTCTCTTTCTCTAATTTGTTCATCCTGGTCGGTACTTAAAAGTTCAATTTGATCTTGCAATTCATCAAAACTAGTAAACAACTCTTGGAATTTAGttaatctcaatgaaatttctTTTACTTGAGCACCAGTTAAATCTGCaggtttaatttgatttaaaaccgTTATATATTCTCTAAATTTAGTTAAACGACCTTTAATCGTACTGCGtttctttaaaagttctttCAAACCACTCATTTCAGTTTCCGGCACTGTATAGAACAaagaatgaattaaataaagtaaaaatgttcACTCAAACCAGTTATTGCAGTAGCCCGCCGCAGCTGTTCCAATTCCGCCAGCGCTGATCACGCTAAATACACCACGAGCATGAGGTGGTACTTGCTTCGAAGTCCCTGGAATGTTCGGCAAAATACGTTAATAATGCGgaacaaagaaataattattttttaaaaagcggGTAGAAAATAATCTGCTATGGGAATTTTGTTGCATAcgacaattaatttttaatgataaaatctaatttaaaacgCATTAATTTAAGCAATCGGTAATTAATTAagcacaaaaataacaaacgcagaTAAGTAGACAGCCTTATTGTTCATGCAAGCAATAAAAGACCTTtagttttaagtataaattaatagtaGTAGTACAAGTAGTAGTAATATAAgctaagaattattattttatttaaaatgcaaaaTCATTCAGTACATTATTAGTTCAATaacaaagattttattgttcaaaaatatttagcttaCGAGTCGAAAGAATAAGAATAGTATATGAACGCAAGCGTCAGCGTATATACACTTTGTAAAGCTTTAGCTAACAGGCGGAGAAAGTACGCATAAAGCAAGATACTTCAATAATATGCCCAAGGAAATAGCTACGCTTtttacacaaaagaaaaaaaaaggaaaacggAATTTAAAGTAAGGAAAAATAGGAACGGATCACTTCCCTTAGGTTGACCTCCGGAATCGTGCACGAAATAGTCCGCCAGGCCCTGTTGCGAAGCAGCTGTTGTCCGTTGTAGTCCCTTTACTTGACCGTTAGCACTAAGTATGTCTTTATGACCTCTTGTTATGACCTTGTAGACTGCTGTAGGCTGTAGTCCTGTCACGGTCGCCACTTTgttggcgctagtttctttgtgtgtccttaacaatataaaggaaatacagacaaacattcacaTACAGACAActacctttttacgaaaattacgcggacggagaagtatgaaatttcgcacacttatagtttatatagagtgAGAGAGAGATAAGTGCAGaatgctcatatttttttaaaattatgcataaaacgtccattaaatcaattaaaaaacattacacacactaccatgtatttaacacacacacacgcttattatatatttttgttgattgtcaaagtctgtagtcaaattaaaaaaaattaaaaacggtattttcattattttttggttttctttaatttaagtttttaattatgttcgattttcgacctctgggcgatcactggtatagatagatatataacaGACGTATGCGCAAACGGACAAACTCCGGAGTCTTACAATTagcaatacaatttttttaacaaattttaaacaatgaaCCGTAAAAAGCATACTAAATAGCATAACATCTCTCTCAATCTCGCTCCTTCTccataaaatagaatttaaaatttcaacggCAACGATTTCAATAGAACTGACGTGGAAAATTCGTAGCAATTTCGTTTAATGCCGTCGTTTTTATGAAGCTATTATTAATAGAGAAAACGGTATAGAAGCTACGTAATGAACTATTCAGAGCGGTAATTTTTGCGTTCTTTTAAAAGTCTTTTAAAAGATCACTTTTAAAAGGTGACTTTTAAAATGGGCTCGAGTACAATAGATGCTGACGAAGATGATTATCATATCAGTAGTTTCGTTAGTCCCAGCGAAGCTATGGTTGAAAATTTGCATGTTCAGATTACatctttgaatatatattttcaccGTCCTATCTTTTAGAAGTTTGAAACGTTTTGTGACTACATAAAGATtatgttgtttttcttttatgtaaattttgttatcaaaatatatttcgttttttaataactatgtaatattatgtttataatatgtaggtattgtagtttttaaacaaattaatataaacaatataaacatattatctTAAATTTTATGAGTATTAGGTGATAAGAACGAAATAGAAaacacattaatattttttggccTTTGAAATATGCTTATGCACACTACAATTTAGTTGTTTAAGttacattttaagtaatattcTTCAAAGAAATCATctaaattatcaaatttaaaaacacgtctgttattgtc harbors:
- the LOC123658273 gene encoding uncharacterized protein LOC123658273; the encoded protein is MPFKESPEDSLGESFYSARGRFLNLEKKLSKNLNFKQKYVDFIKEYQELGHLSEFDRPSFGFYLRHHAVVREEKETTKVRIVFDASAKSSSGKSLNDIQLVGPVVRSDLFEILLRFRIHRFVLTGDIEKMYRQIEIDNSQRHLQLILWREDEEQPLKILKLNTVTYGMASAPHLATRCLL
- the LOC123658274 gene encoding uncharacterized protein LOC123658274, producing the protein MSGLKELLKKRSTIKGRLTKFREYITVLNQIKPADLTGAQVKEISLRLTKFQELFTSFDELQDQIELLSTDQDEQIRERDFIESQFYSLISTAQEIIDSISQSRDRAEGSVNSKPSGTCSHALNTIKLPTIKLPNFDGNYLKWLEFRDTFDSLINSNDTIPTINKFHYLRSALEGSATVVIKSIEFTSANYRVAWDLLCERYNNKNILINNHLKALFNIEPITRESYKALRYLIDQVSKNLRALGTLGLPTEQWDILVIFMMSSKLDINTNRKWEEYKGNLSDLPTLLEFKTLLRNRADVLETTQGTRSDKHTHDYKSNYKSQQPSKSLVAANTEVSKRIVCSICKKDHRVYLCPVFLEMSLEDRQIEVNKLKLCSNCLRERHNAHRCRLKGCCRSCKGKHNSLLHKEISEVLKTAPVSLAIASAKEVLLCTALVNIVNPQNNSCQRARILLDTGSQSCFMTTNFKNIMGLSVNRVKPVNVSGINNIGFDISERCCVQLNSRVSSFTAKLTCLIVSRITGSVPNNKIELQNLKLPLNIQLADPAFYQPADIDILIGADVFWDIIGTQQIKLGQDKPTLLDSKLGWLVSGPVGKSTCNDNFMCNFTQLDIYESMKRFWEVEELPTTKDNLFSVEEQLCETHFVNNTSRFK